In the Kribbella sp. NBC_00482 genome, one interval contains:
- a CDS encoding serine hydrolase domain-containing protein: MTHSVTEALAYYDSWLAFNQRYQRVPGVQVAVYAEDAIAFSAAYGMADVENDVPLTDQHLFRIASHSKTFTGTAIFQLVEQGRLRLDDKVSQHVTEIVGTPVGERTVRELLAHAGGVTRDSLDANWWQLSSAFPDRAQLLDVLRAESSAVIAENERFKYSNIGYGLLGLVVEAASGTPYNSYVQTAIVGKLGLSGLGPELDPSRLNEYAAGYSALSYADTRVPIEHVDTRALASATGFFGNARDLVTYFSAHLPGDNRLLSDKSKREMQHPLWATGADEKARYGLGLAVNKVGDREVFGHGGGYPGHITRTLVDPEHRIVVSVLTNAIDGPASQLAEGLFRLLDLAESKDRGEGDLARFTGRFANLWGVTDFVVIGGRLYATDPSGPNPADEPQQLEADGDTLRVTGGNGYGSYGESYRFTFDADGAVESVHGSSGLSLQPIHDFTLPERVTVAP; the protein is encoded by the coding sequence GTGACACACAGCGTGACCGAGGCCCTCGCTTACTACGACAGCTGGCTGGCGTTCAACCAGCGGTACCAGCGGGTGCCGGGCGTCCAGGTCGCGGTGTACGCCGAGGACGCGATCGCGTTCTCGGCGGCGTACGGGATGGCGGACGTGGAGAACGACGTACCCCTGACCGACCAGCACCTGTTCCGGATCGCGTCGCACTCGAAGACGTTCACCGGGACGGCGATCTTCCAGCTGGTCGAGCAGGGCCGGCTGCGGCTGGACGACAAGGTGTCGCAGCACGTCACCGAGATCGTCGGTACGCCGGTCGGCGAGCGGACCGTACGGGAGCTGCTCGCGCACGCCGGCGGCGTGACCCGGGACAGCCTGGACGCGAACTGGTGGCAGTTGTCCTCAGCCTTCCCCGATCGCGCCCAGTTGCTCGACGTACTGCGGGCCGAGTCGTCGGCCGTGATCGCGGAGAACGAGCGCTTCAAGTACTCGAACATCGGCTACGGCCTGCTCGGACTCGTCGTCGAGGCGGCGAGCGGTACGCCGTACAACTCGTACGTCCAGACCGCGATCGTGGGCAAGCTCGGGCTGTCGGGTCTCGGTCCGGAGCTGGATCCGAGCCGGCTGAACGAGTACGCCGCCGGGTACAGCGCGCTGTCGTACGCCGACACCCGCGTCCCGATCGAGCATGTCGACACCCGCGCGCTGGCCTCCGCGACCGGGTTCTTCGGCAACGCGCGCGATCTGGTGACGTACTTCTCCGCGCACCTGCCCGGCGACAACCGGCTGCTGTCGGACAAGTCCAAGCGCGAGATGCAGCACCCGCTGTGGGCGACCGGGGCGGACGAGAAGGCGCGGTACGGCCTCGGCCTGGCGGTGAACAAGGTCGGCGACCGGGAGGTGTTCGGCCACGGCGGCGGGTACCCGGGCCACATCACCAGGACCCTCGTCGATCCCGAGCACCGGATCGTCGTCTCGGTGCTGACCAACGCGATCGACGGGCCCGCGTCGCAGCTTGCCGAGGGTCTGTTCAGGCTCCTCGACCTCGCCGAGTCGAAGGACCGCGGCGAAGGCGACCTCGCGCGCTTCACCGGCCGCTTCGCGAACCTGTGGGGTGTCACCGACTTCGTCGTCATCGGCGGCCGCCTGTACGCGACCGACCCGTCCGGCCCGAACCCGGCGGACGAGCCGCAGCAGCTCGAGGCAGACGGCGACACGCTCCGCGTCACCGGCGGCAACGGCTACGGCTCGTACGGCGAGTCGTACCGCTTCACGTTCGACGCCGACGGCGCCGTCGAGTCGGTTCACGGCTCCAGCGGCCTGAGCCTGCAGCCCATCCACGACTTCACCCTTCCGGAGCGGGTTACCGTGGCCCCGTGA
- a CDS encoding LPXTG cell wall anchor domain-containing protein yields the protein MYGHQSLTPAGTTLAATGAMTNTLALMVAGFALLFAGLAVLKLLPKRR from the coding sequence ATGTACGGACACCAAAGCCTCACCCCGGCCGGCACGACACTCGCTGCCACCGGAGCCATGACCAACACCCTTGCCCTGATGGTGGCGGGTTTCGCACTCCTCTTTGCAGGACTCGCGGTTCTCAAGTTGCTGCCGAAGCGTCGTTGA
- a CDS encoding glycosyltransferase family 2 protein, which produces MELGTGSHAQVVVLVPAHNEEAALPAALDSLWQQTRRPDRVVVVADNCTDGTVDVARAAGAEVFETVGNVDKKAGGLNQALSILLELLAPDDRVLVMDADGVLAPQFVETALRELDDESVGAVGGVFWGESGHGLIGELQRNEYARYARDIDRKRGRAMVLTGTATLHRVDVLSGVAAARGSRLPGPAGLVYDTTALTEDNEITLAIKSLGYRCVSPADCWVVTEVMPTWRDLWRQRLRWQRGAIENLRAYGLNRVTLPYAVQQAGMGVGVIAMWCFVLLTILTAGNGLHVQPLWLAVGLVFVAERVVTVRRRGTRAMVLAAVMVVEWAYDLFLQIVLLRSVWDSIRQAEARWHHVVSPAS; this is translated from the coding sequence GTGGAACTGGGGACGGGCAGTCATGCCCAGGTAGTGGTGCTGGTGCCTGCCCACAACGAGGAAGCGGCGCTACCGGCCGCGTTGGACTCGCTGTGGCAGCAGACCCGGCGGCCCGATCGGGTCGTCGTGGTCGCGGACAACTGCACCGACGGAACGGTCGACGTGGCCCGGGCGGCGGGCGCGGAGGTGTTCGAGACCGTCGGCAACGTGGACAAGAAGGCGGGCGGCCTGAACCAGGCGCTGTCGATCCTGCTCGAGCTCCTCGCGCCGGACGACCGTGTGCTGGTGATGGACGCGGACGGCGTACTCGCGCCGCAGTTCGTCGAGACCGCTCTCCGAGAGCTGGACGACGAGTCCGTCGGCGCGGTCGGTGGTGTGTTCTGGGGTGAGTCCGGCCACGGGCTGATCGGGGAGCTGCAGCGCAACGAGTACGCCCGGTACGCCCGGGACATCGACCGCAAGCGCGGACGGGCCATGGTTCTCACCGGTACGGCGACTCTGCACCGCGTCGACGTACTGTCTGGCGTCGCCGCGGCTCGGGGAAGCAGGCTGCCCGGACCGGCAGGCCTGGTGTACGACACCACCGCGCTGACCGAGGACAACGAGATCACCCTGGCGATCAAGTCCCTCGGCTACCGCTGCGTGTCGCCGGCGGACTGCTGGGTCGTCACCGAGGTGATGCCGACCTGGCGTGACCTGTGGCGCCAGCGCCTGCGGTGGCAGCGCGGAGCGATCGAGAACCTGCGGGCCTACGGCCTCAACCGGGTCACGCTCCCGTACGCCGTGCAACAGGCCGGCATGGGGGTCGGAGTGATCGCCATGTGGTGCTTCGTACTGCTCACGATCCTCACCGCCGGTAACGGTCTGCACGTCCAGCCGCTGTGGCTCGCAGTTGGTCTGGTCTTCGTCGCCGAACGCGTCGTGACGGTTCGCCGTCGCGGTACCAGAGCCATGGTCCTGGCCGCCGTGATGGTGGTCGAGTGGGCGTACGACCTGTTCCTGCAGATCGTTCTGCTCCGCTCCGTCTGGGACTCGATCCGGCAGGCCGAAGCCCGCTGGCATCACGTCGTCTCACCGGCTTCCTGA
- the paaN gene encoding phenylacetic acid degradation protein PaaN encodes MTTDLLSSHRERLNGALKAIHDRGYHSAFPESPSPRVYGETAAADGKAAFEAHLGTTYALEIPGSRGTVVTEESPYGIAMDVSYPRVVEDGLDELLTAAQQGLADWRRAGTDGRTGVALEILHRLHQRIFELANAVQHTSGQAFVMAFQAGGAHALDRALEAVAYAHEEMNRYPATATWEKPAKGDPIRMEKTFTVTGRGVALVIGCNTFPTWNSWPGLFASLVTGNAVVVKPHPLAVLPLAITVEVCREVLAEAGFDPNLVTLATERAGDGLAKPLATRPEVKLIDFTGGSEFGEWLEQNATQATVFTEKAGVNAVIIDSTDSFKALTGNLAFTLSLYSGQMCTTTQNLFVPAGGIETDEGHKSFEEVGAALATAIGKLLGDDARAVEILGGIVNQAVISRLDLAPEYGDVVLESRAIQHPAFPDAVVRTPLLVAIDADDADVYGRECFGPVSFLVRTADTAQSIDLLRSTVAEGGAMTAGIYSTDSKVLDEARDAAIDAGVALSENLTGQVFVNQSAAFSDFHGTGANPAANATYTDGAYVASRFRVIQSRRHVG; translated from the coding sequence ATGACCACCGACCTGCTCTCCTCCCACCGCGAGCGCCTCAACGGTGCGCTGAAGGCGATCCACGACCGCGGCTACCACTCCGCGTTCCCGGAGTCACCGAGCCCTCGCGTCTACGGCGAGACCGCGGCGGCCGACGGCAAGGCCGCCTTCGAGGCCCATCTGGGGACGACGTACGCGCTCGAGATCCCCGGATCGCGCGGCACCGTCGTCACCGAGGAGTCGCCGTACGGGATCGCGATGGACGTCTCGTACCCGCGGGTGGTCGAGGACGGTCTGGACGAGCTGCTGACGGCGGCGCAGCAGGGGCTCGCGGACTGGCGGCGGGCCGGGACCGACGGGCGGACCGGGGTCGCGCTGGAGATTCTCCACCGGCTGCACCAGCGGATCTTCGAGCTCGCGAACGCGGTCCAGCACACCAGCGGTCAGGCGTTCGTGATGGCGTTCCAGGCCGGCGGCGCGCACGCGCTGGACCGGGCGCTGGAGGCGGTCGCGTACGCGCACGAGGAGATGAACCGCTACCCGGCGACCGCGACCTGGGAGAAGCCGGCCAAGGGCGACCCGATCCGGATGGAGAAGACGTTCACGGTCACCGGCCGCGGCGTCGCGCTGGTGATCGGCTGCAACACGTTCCCGACCTGGAACTCCTGGCCCGGTCTGTTCGCGTCGCTGGTCACCGGCAACGCGGTCGTCGTGAAGCCGCACCCGCTGGCCGTGCTGCCGTTGGCGATCACCGTCGAGGTCTGCCGTGAGGTGCTCGCCGAGGCCGGTTTCGACCCGAACCTGGTCACCCTGGCGACCGAGCGCGCCGGCGACGGCCTGGCCAAGCCGCTGGCGACCCGGCCCGAGGTGAAGCTGATCGACTTCACCGGCGGCAGTGAGTTCGGCGAGTGGCTGGAGCAGAACGCGACCCAGGCGACCGTCTTCACCGAGAAGGCCGGCGTCAACGCGGTCATCATCGACTCCACCGATTCCTTCAAGGCGCTGACCGGCAACCTGGCTTTCACGCTTTCCCTCTACTCCGGCCAGATGTGCACCACCACCCAGAACCTGTTCGTCCCGGCCGGCGGGATCGAGACCGACGAGGGCCACAAGTCGTTCGAGGAGGTCGGCGCCGCGCTCGCGACGGCGATCGGCAAGCTGCTCGGCGACGACGCCCGCGCGGTCGAGATCCTCGGCGGCATCGTGAACCAGGCCGTGATCAGCCGCCTCGACCTCGCTCCGGAGTACGGCGACGTGGTGCTGGAGTCCCGCGCGATCCAGCACCCGGCGTTCCCGGACGCGGTGGTCCGTACGCCGCTGCTCGTGGCGATCGACGCCGACGACGCCGACGTGTACGGGCGCGAGTGCTTCGGCCCGGTGTCGTTCCTGGTCAGGACGGCCGACACCGCACAGTCCATCGACCTGCTCCGGTCGACCGTCGCCGAGGGCGGCGCGATGACCGCCGGGATCTACTCGACCGACTCCAAGGTCCTGGACGAGGCCCGGGACGCGGCCATCGACGCCGGCGTCGCGCTGTCCGAGAACCTGACCGGCCAGGTGTTCGTGAACCAGTCGGCCGCGTTCAGCGACTTCCACGGCACCGGGGCGAACCCGGCGGCCAACGCGACGTACACCGATGGGGCCTACGTCGCGAGCCGCTTCCGGGTCATCCAGTCCCGCCGCCACGTTGGGTAA
- the paaI gene encoding hydroxyphenylacetyl-CoA thioesterase PaaI: MDDLAARVAAAMWAEDTASAGLGMRLVAVGEGTARLEMPVREDMVNGHGIAHGGFVFCLADSAFAFACNSRNQVTVAQACDIVFVAPAHRGDLLVAEARERTTFGRNAIYDITVTRDDEVIAEFRGRSRQLSGTILEES; encoded by the coding sequence ATGGACGACTTGGCGGCCCGGGTGGCGGCGGCGATGTGGGCGGAGGACACCGCCAGCGCCGGGCTGGGGATGCGGCTGGTGGCGGTCGGCGAGGGTACGGCGCGGCTCGAGATGCCGGTGCGCGAGGACATGGTCAACGGGCACGGGATCGCGCATGGTGGATTCGTGTTCTGTCTGGCCGACTCGGCGTTCGCGTTCGCCTGCAACTCGCGCAACCAGGTGACGGTCGCGCAGGCCTGCGACATCGTGTTCGTCGCCCCGGCCCATCGCGGCGATCTGCTGGTCGCCGAGGCCCGGGAGCGGACGACGTTCGGCCGGAACGCGATCTACGACATCACGGTCACCCGCGACGACGAAGTGATCGCCGAGTTCCGCGGCCGCAGCCGCCAACTGTCCGGAACCATCTTGGAGGAGTCATGA
- the pcaF gene encoding 3-oxoadipyl-CoA thiolase, with the protein MTREAFLVDGVRTPIGRYGGALATVRPDDLAAHAISSLLNRTALDPARIDDVILGCANQAGEDNRNVARMAVLLAGLPESVPGTTINRLCGSGLDAVAYAARSIISGDNDIVVAGGVESMSRAPFVMPKATTAFSRQAEVFDTTIGWRFVNPVLKAQYGIDSMPETAENVAAEFSISREDQDLFALRSQQRAAKAQANGRLAEEIVSVDVPGKRGAVTVVDVDEHPRETSLEALAGLKTPFRSPGTVTAGNASGVNDGAAALLVMSGEAVERHGVTPLARVVGTAAAGVPPRIMGMGPAPATRKLLERTGVALSDIDVIELNEAFAAQSLAVLRELGVPDDAEHVNPNGGAIALGHPLGMSGARLALTAAVELRHRDARYALATMCIGVGQGIATLLARP; encoded by the coding sequence ATGACGCGCGAGGCCTTTCTGGTCGACGGGGTCCGCACCCCGATCGGGCGGTACGGCGGGGCGCTCGCCACCGTCCGCCCGGACGATCTCGCCGCGCACGCGATCTCGTCGCTGCTGAACCGGACCGCGCTGGACCCGGCGCGGATCGACGACGTGATCCTCGGCTGCGCGAACCAAGCCGGCGAGGACAACCGGAACGTCGCGCGGATGGCGGTGCTGCTGGCCGGTCTGCCGGAGTCGGTGCCCGGAACGACGATCAACCGGCTCTGCGGATCGGGCCTGGACGCGGTCGCGTACGCCGCTAGGTCGATCATTTCCGGGGACAACGACATCGTGGTGGCCGGCGGAGTGGAGTCGATGTCGCGGGCGCCGTTCGTGATGCCGAAGGCAACGACCGCGTTCTCCCGGCAGGCGGAGGTCTTCGACACCACAATCGGGTGGCGGTTCGTCAATCCGGTGCTGAAGGCGCAGTACGGGATCGATTCGATGCCGGAGACGGCCGAGAACGTCGCCGCGGAGTTCTCGATCTCTCGCGAGGACCAGGACCTGTTCGCGCTGCGCTCGCAGCAGCGGGCCGCCAAGGCGCAGGCCAACGGGCGGCTGGCCGAGGAGATCGTTTCGGTCGACGTACCGGGTAAGCGCGGAGCGGTGACTGTTGTTGATGTCGACGAGCATCCGCGCGAGACGTCGCTCGAAGCTCTTGCCGGTTTGAAGACTCCGTTCCGATCGCCCGGGACTGTGACCGCGGGGAACGCGTCAGGGGTGAACGACGGCGCAGCGGCCTTGCTGGTGATGAGCGGTGAGGCTGTGGAGCGGCACGGCGTGACGCCGTTGGCCCGGGTCGTGGGGACGGCTGCTGCCGGCGTACCGCCCCGGATCATGGGGATGGGACCGGCGCCCGCGACGCGGAAGCTGCTCGAGCGCACCGGGGTCGCGTTGTCCGACATCGACGTGATCGAGTTGAACGAGGCGTTCGCGGCGCAGTCGCTCGCCGTACTGCGTGAGCTCGGCGTGCCCGACGACGCCGAGCACGTCAACCCGAACGGCGGCGCCATCGCCCTCGGCCACCCGCTGGGGATGTCCGGCGCCCGCCTCGCTCTCACCGCGGCCGTGGAGCTTCGCCACCGCGACGCCCGGTACGCGCTGGCCACCATGTGCATCGGCGTCGGCCAGGGCATCGCGACCCTGCTCGCCCGTCCCTAG
- the paaK gene encoding phenylacetate--CoA ligase PaaK: protein MLGEACPAELRDAGEQLSVDELRARQLSLLQATVRRAYENVPHYQAALDSVGFKPGDLTELSDLSRLPFTAKKDLRDNYPFGMFAVPRTEVARVHASSGTTGRPTVVGYTKNDLDNWADLMARSIRAAGGRAGDVCHVAYGYGLFTGGLGAHYGAERLGCTVVPVSGGMTERQVDLIRDFGARIIMVTPSYFLSIVDEMEARGLDPRDTSLRIGIFGAEPWTEQMRVEVEERTGIHAVDIYGLSEVMGPGVAQECVETKDGLHIWEDHFYPEIIDPVTGEVLPDGSEGELVFTTLTKEAFPVLRYRTRDLTRLLPGTARPGLRRMEKITGRTDDMMIVRGVNVFPTQIEEQILLVEGLTPHYLCILTRPNRLDELTVQVEAAPDLADRQAAATTLTHRIKDRVGVTATVEILAPHALERSLGKAKRIKDNR, encoded by the coding sequence ATGCTCGGTGAGGCTTGTCCTGCGGAACTGCGTGATGCCGGCGAGCAGTTGTCGGTCGACGAACTGCGGGCCCGGCAGTTGTCGTTGCTGCAGGCAACCGTACGGCGGGCCTATGAGAACGTCCCGCACTACCAGGCCGCGCTGGACTCGGTCGGCTTCAAACCCGGCGACCTTACCGAGTTGAGCGATCTGAGCCGGTTGCCGTTCACGGCGAAGAAGGATCTGCGCGACAACTACCCGTTCGGCATGTTCGCCGTACCGCGGACCGAGGTGGCGCGGGTGCACGCGTCGTCCGGAACGACGGGACGCCCAACGGTGGTCGGCTACACGAAGAACGACCTGGACAACTGGGCCGACCTGATGGCGCGATCGATCCGCGCGGCCGGTGGACGCGCGGGCGATGTCTGCCATGTCGCGTACGGGTACGGCCTGTTCACCGGCGGGCTGGGTGCGCATTACGGCGCCGAGCGGCTCGGGTGCACCGTCGTACCGGTCTCCGGCGGGATGACCGAACGGCAGGTGGACCTGATCCGCGACTTCGGCGCCCGGATCATCATGGTCACGCCGTCGTACTTCCTGTCGATCGTCGACGAGATGGAGGCCCGCGGCCTCGATCCGCGGGACACGTCACTGCGGATCGGGATCTTCGGCGCCGAACCGTGGACCGAGCAGATGCGCGTTGAGGTCGAGGAACGCACCGGCATCCACGCCGTCGACATCTACGGCCTGTCCGAGGTGATGGGGCCCGGCGTCGCGCAGGAGTGCGTGGAGACGAAGGACGGGCTGCACATCTGGGAGGACCACTTCTACCCGGAGATCATCGACCCGGTCACCGGCGAAGTACTCCCCGACGGCTCCGAAGGCGAACTGGTCTTCACCACGCTCACCAAGGAAGCCTTCCCGGTACTGCGCTACCGCACCAGGGACCTGACCCGCTTGCTGCCGGGAACGGCCCGCCCCGGCCTGCGCCGCATGGAGAAGATCACCGGCCGCACCGACGACATGATGATCGTCCGCGGCGTCAACGTCTTCCCCACCCAGATCGAAGAACAAATCCTCCTGGTCGAAGGCCTCACCCCGCACTACCTCTGCATCCTCACCCGCCCCAACCGCCTGGACGAACTGACAGTCCAGGTAGAAGCCGCCCCTGACCTAGCGGACCGGCAAGCCGCAGCCACCACCCTCACCCACCGAATCAAAGACCGAGTAGGCGTAACCGCCACCGTCGAGATCCTCGCCCCCCACGCCCTGGAACGC